Genomic window (Polyodon spathula isolate WHYD16114869_AA unplaced genomic scaffold, ASM1765450v1 scaffolds_3192, whole genome shotgun sequence):
TTGCGTTTtcaatctgatgatgtagatatccttctttctggtgttgattgctgaagtgtaatgctggctccagggatcagcttattttgcctccccagcgcatcagcacacacaatggctgcgatgctggctctggggatcaactacagtgcggtctccccagtgcatcagcatgacaaccgtctggattgagctatgtagggtacatctctggggttttcaagtggtCACCTTcaatccttggtgtttcgttgactagcccacgacacctcaagagggctcaacagtgattctggcatcacagcatcacccccctccacccctcactcagctcagcccagcttacttacctgtacatcagcattgctttctttctattgtgcttgatatccccatacagaatctttccatctaaaccacagccagttgctgctcctttctgctgcttcagataagttcttcactgtgcgacgcaactcttggccactgaaccggacatctctgagaaaccgggttgtagagtgtgccacaaatgctcgacaacccacctccactgggtaaactccaTCCTCATtattccgcttcagcagctagttgagcataccaaagtttttctctcatacgcctcatccacagcatcctcccatggcattgttaactctaccagatgtgcaaggcgtgctgatccagaccacaagataatgtctggtcgaaagttactggtggcaatctcaggtggaaaaataagccgttgaccaacatctgccagcatcttccagtctctagcagcttccagttgtcctgggcgaggtttggttttaacaccttttcttccaatgctaaggccaaacatcgcagcacctggtcatggtgccaagtgaaccatccttggctaagacccaccttgcatcctgtcaaaatgtgcctttaaTGTTGCagctgatgaacacaaaggacatgagggatcctcacccacccagaggtataggttctgtggtgatgggagaacatcatatgctgatctgatgaggaaactaatcctgctctgttccattgtccataggtcttgccagccaatcttgcgttgttccacactctcccatttcatccattctccctgcttgccctgagaaatggcctttacacacctgatcctctcctcctgcttttgcacctcactgactaccagcttcctccgttgagctggggttgccttgtgccatgtaggaggagctgaactgagaccaaaacctccttttccatgctgaacttgccccataatatctccgattcgaagggcagccttagcatcttccacagctttctttgccatcttTCCTTACAAGGTCATTgaaaagcagagatttgttagtctgAGAACGGTAATTTAGGAAGGAAAATttagtttgtagcaggcagtacagGGGGAGATGCAGTTATTAGTGGTATCTGAAGcaagtacttaccagtgttcattctaggagaggagaaagagtgagcacgctttgtccaggggatccagacattGGGTGTCAAGGTGGGGATGAGACCTCTGGTAGCCATAGGAGTCTTTGCTCCACCTGTCCTCGCTTGGACACCCACAGCTCAGACTGTCCTTGGTCATGTGGCCCTTAGAACAGGTGGCGTactaagacactgattgccaatttatacgATCCTGTAGGCCTGGAGCCATCTACTTAACACAAAACTTTCATCAACCTCACAATTCAGCACACCCCAACACAGTTTGGATAACTTAATTAATTTCAATGTGTCTGTCGCTGCCTGGTCTGGGTACGTCACCACAAAGCCGTCCTGCCACAGTCCCATAGTGGTGTGAACCAATACACACAGCTGATAATCATCCATAAGTATTACTCACGCAATTGTGCTTAAtgaaaaatactaaattaaaataaaccttcTTTTCAATCTtcgacttctagtggaaatgtttttcattgagTTTAAGTGGctaaccatggtaaactttaGACATGACTACTTATTTTTTGGATCTCCCCAGGCTGTGCAGTGATTTGATGCTTCTGGTTTCTCTTTTCCTCTTCCAGGAGCCTGTCATCATGTTTCCAACAGCGGCCTCATTTGTGGTTTGCATTGCCCTGGCTCTCAGCAGGGTTGCAGGTAGGCTATTTAAATGATGCGACAACCTGTCCAGTGTATTACCGAGTTTAAAATGGGGTGAAATTTTTTTGACCACTGAACCATGTGATGAATCTCCTAGTGGCTGGTGAATTAATAGTGCTGACATCAGCATATGGTAAGACGTTTGTTATTGAACCATATGGTTTGCGGTTTGTATCCTGCCCTTGCCTTTTCATTCAATTTAacgggctgagatgccaattcattacagtgtgtTAGTGGATTTGTTGTCACTGTTCAATACAAGCTATCTCTTTTGGGATAGTCAGTAAGGCCAGTCTTCCTGCGGGGTCCATGTGTTTCTATTCCATCAAAGTTGCTGTTTCATTGTGTGTTGATGCTTAAACATGCAGAGCTAAATTAAACTGCAAGACATTTTTGGGCTGCAGAAAGCTAAATTCTCCAGCTGCCGCTTCAGGATAACACAATcctgtttgtttaaatcccttttacTCTTCCACTTTTTATGTGTGAATCTGTTATCCATGATTTCCCCATAGTTGGCATGAAGAACAACATGTTTCCTTGGTTGAGGACAGTTTAATTCTTCAACTAGAAGTCcagggttttgtttcaaagcagagcaaaaaagaataaatgctATTCTCGCCTGAAAgtagatgacattttaaaatacattttgagcttcattaattatatatataaaaaaaaaaaactaggttggCGTTCATTAATTTTAGTGTTAGTATTTCTTCTCCAATATGGTATGTTATTAAAGCTGTATTAAAATAACTGCTCTGCATATTTCTTACAAAAAGAAATTCCACAAGCACTGGTTCTATCCGTTTTAACTGCCATTTGCTGCCAGGCATGTAAAAGAGATCTAGTACAGAATAAAGTAGAAACCTGGAGTCAGACTGACTgggaaacacactagtgaaaGGAAACAAACTGGTTAAGAGCAGCCCCTGTCGCCGCTACACAAACACTCGCTCTGTGCATTGCTGTCTGTGGTGTTTTGTACTTCACAGCTCAGGGTGACGAGAAGGAAGAAGTGGTGAAGAGGGAAGCGTCAATGTGTGATGGTTCCTGTCTGAAGGGTTGGAGCAGTTTCAAAAACAAGTGCTACCAGTATGTAAAGGACAGGAAGACATGGGCTGATGCTGAGGTATGATCATGTCTATCATTCATAAACCCAGGAGGACCTCTTCCAGTTTCATTGGCCCCTGATCATGGTGTTGGCCAAAGGGCAGGCATGATCAACACCATGCTTCAATTTGTCACAAATTACTAGCACTGAGAATTTAATTAGGCATGGCAAGGTGGGAAATGCAGAGTTATgggtttaaaataactgcaaagaTGACCCTGTATTGAACTTATATAATATTATTGCTTTAAACAACTGTGCCCACCAATGACTGTCTCTGAGGTCGATGAGCACCCCTTCCTGGTTATACCCGAAATAATAGAACATCTGGTTCATAAAGCTTCAGGAGACACAAAGGGTGGAAAAACACTTCTCAACACACACATGGTGAAGCTGGTAGTCCCGTTATCATGGCGAATACTCAGATTAGACGAGCTTTTTCCTGGATACCCAATACAAGGGTATTAATCCAAAATGGTTCTAGGTAACTGCTCCTCGTAAATATGAGACTATCAAAGCCAAACAGTTGCTGCAGGATCTTTAGATGAAATCTAGATGTTTCATTTACATAGTATTTAATTCAGAAATATAAAGCAGCACTTGAAAGCGCTTTGCTTGCAGAAGGGTCATTAAATGAAATAGGCTGTCTGATGTGCCCAGTGTATTGACGACATGCTGCTTCACAGTGCTCCCAGTCTGCCTAGTCCAAGCTGTCTCTCATTGCTCCCTCCAGTTGTACTGCCGCAGTCTCGGAGGGAACCTCGCCTCTATACACAGTGTCGAAGACAACCAGGCCATCCAGAACCTGATCAGAAATAATGACGCCTCAAATGGTTATACCTGGATCGGGGGTTCTGACTGCTTCAAGGTACAGTTACCTCTTTTTATATGGCTTCCCTTACCAAAAAGAAATCCACTTTGTTGAATGTGTTGTGGATTACCTCTGTCGTGTTGTGGgtctgtgtatgagtgtgtgaacgggggtttgttatttttgtattcggTCACCAGTAGGGGAACAATGCCTGGTGTGTTCACTTCCTACACCCTGCAACACAGCACTATAAAATTCTACTTTTCTCATTGTGCtgattgaaagaaatacattgaatacttgaatcaaTGAACATCTATAAACAGTACTGGGAACTTGTGGCATTgagcccgcccctgtgcatatttttgtattatatgttgtataatatgggttacgagcatgagtgtttaaaatgcgtatttgtatttaggtacgaggattgcacagcacttcacgtgcaggtaaaacgtaatatgtgagcatggggaattgcactataataaattcacgtgcagttgtaccgagactccaattgaggaatgattagcaattgagtctctgtacaactccataacagcagcatgttgtcactcactctgggttgtgtgctAGGAAaatggagaatgggtgagagactaatatttacaattgctacgagtgctggaggGCCAGAACACtacttgtgtgtttaatgttcgtccactgtcttgtttagtgttgtcagttTGGTTTACCTTtctattttggccgcaagtgccgtgtcctgttttggtgtagtgttttctgttcaaaccttttatttctgtttaaataaaagcagAGCAGTGCATTCATCATATCAGAAGTCGTCTCTGTATTATTTCCTTGTTCTGCCGTCGCCACTCTACTGTCCTTGTGACGCAACTATACAgaacaaaatgcacatttcagtGTGGATGCACGCAGCCACATGTTGtcttctcaaattaataaaatatggatctTTTGGGGGATTTTATTTCTAATCCAAAAGTATTCAGGGGTTATGCATTtgcaaaatcaaaccaaaaaaaaggaacatgtaaattgaaataaatccaaaatgaaCAGATGGAAAATATCCCATCTTAGTAAGGCATTTTTAATTCTGCCATTTTGTCAAAGGTTTCAGAGAATGACAAGATGGTAAATTGTCGGAGGAGATCATCTAGCCTTGCTTACTTTCTCCCAGGACACTGATGAAGAAAGGAAAACATTCACAAGACATGAATAGTAATGAATACTACTGCTAGATCTCTGATCtacaaatattttggttttgtcaACAAAGCAAATGTTTGGCACCAAGGAAGTCGTTATAATCTTAACGATTTGATATATTGAACCTGAACCAATactaagtgcagtacagaaaccagggtAGATGGATACAGTTGAAATGAAATgaagacagacttaggacagggggtaggagacacttctacACACAAGGAGTGTTGAGGGTATGGGATGGGTTATCTAgccatgttgatgctgaatcattgggatcctttcaCTTGAGAAAGTTTTGAGATCATTCTGCCACCAGAAACCAGATGAGAgctgatgggcagaatggcctcctctcattcatacattTCTTACGGTCTTATTAGATCAACAATTTGTTTTCTACCTTTCACCTCTACAGGAGGGGTCATGGTATTGGACCGATGGATCTAAATGGGACTACAACAATTGGAACAAGGGAGAACCAAATAATTTTGGAATCGAAAATTGTCTGCAATTTA
Coding sequences:
- the LOC121311358 gene encoding lectin-like, whose product is MFPTAASFVVCIALALSRVAAQGDEKEEVVKREASMCDGSCLKGWSSFKNKCYQYVKDRKTWADAELYCRSLGGNLASIHSVEDNQAIQNLIRNNDASNGYTWIGGSDCFKEGSWYWTDGSKWDYNNWNKGEPNNFGIENCLQFNFPVPGGWNDVACNNLFPSVCVSKESRA